The sequence tagttaaaaataaaatcgaaattttgaaaagttattagaaatgtatttttatgaaatatatttatgaaaataaaagtgaagttaGTGACGTGGTGTGGCTTCGGATCAAAAATCtgacagaaaatatataatttaatgctattctgcacaatgagaaaagctatctcgattagcattgcattataaatataatctactattatgaatacctgacatggcgtgaagaacacagataaaccacatatcgtcacaattgtgtatttattactttcaaaagtgacattctgtatgtttatatcaatgacTATAGCGATGTCTGGTAGCCTCTGTTATTTCCGTGTATGTCACATGATTGCCTCTTGTTCATCAtgtttgtggactaaaggtgcacagagcgccctccggctgctgGTATGGTTTGAACACACAGTAGTCAGTGTATACAGAGCTCAAATGACGACAACAGCATGTTTTGGGTaaaaattgaatatatattactcctctgtatagaaaattgacataaacgtatgacagtccatcaatatttctccaaatgtgcatgcttttaagctaaaagcccagagggatgttattttgtggagttttttcatgatgatcgtacagagtttttttctcaatggctgaagctgacgctcatatttcaatgaaaaggtaATGACTCTGtttctcatattcataactcccgacgcatattaacaaataacggtcactatacgatgttgagagtaaaataaagattaaaaattgaagctcgagtcttagatctttttaatgatgtatagtttgtcaaggtaattacattaaatctaacagtaaatttgagctaatttaaacaaagaagcttCGGTGCGTCAGCACGCCAGTGCAGGTTAACAGGTTATACAATTGAAAAGACCTCAAACACCTGCTATGTGCCAAGGTAGTCCTTCACTTCAACTCAATTATCTTTTCTACTGTACTTGTCAAAATATTTCTTCGTTCAGTAATGCTTAAgttatgtaattcattttccgCTTAATATTTCAATCATGTCACAAACTTCATAAATCGGAGCATTCTTCTTCATGAAGTATGTACAGTATCATAAGAATGTTCTCTCTTCAATCAGGCTCACTGATTTATTGATCAACATGTCTTTGTTTTCAGCAAACTTGTAGCCGAACAGAGTCATGGTGGGGCCGCATGCTTTCTGCACCAGCTGAACCAGTTTGAAGGGAATGCTGAACCTCCATTTCTCCACCTGTTCAGAGGAATTTCTCTGGGTGGAATAAACTCCTCTGACTTTCTTAGATGCCTGAGTGTTTTTTAGGATCCACTCTTCCACCGTTGTGGTGAAGGGAATGCCTATAAAGTCGTACATCTCTGCAGCTTTGCGCATGGGGAATCGTGCGATGTCCTCATAGCGCACTAGCATGTAGCGTCCGCGAAGCCATGGTGGCTGCTCGAGTCCGATCTCAGCAGACATGCGGATGTTGTCGCAGTTTTCTTTGAGTTTTCTCACTTCATCCTCGTCCACTGGAAGGTCTTTGTCCACGGCCCACCTCTTCCAGATCTTGTACTCGCTGGAGAAGGCAACCATTCGTGAGGCGAGAACGGCGCGAGGGTCCCTGACCAGCTGGATGAACTTCATGTCGAGTCTGGGATCTTCAGCCAGCGACCGTAGCATCTCTAGCTGCTGCACACGGACAGACTTAATCACGTGATGTTTCTTCTTCATGCAGGACTGAGAGGCCAGCGTCAGGTTGAGTGGCCCGCAGCGCCGCTCAAGGCAATGGAATTTCTCAAACACTTTTCTATCAAACGGCGAGCAGATGGATTCTTCACACAGCGACTGGCTAGAATAACGGCGGAAGAGCGCAgcggtcacatgatccttcggcGGGGGTTTGATAAAGATCTCCAGCAAGGAAAAGTCACAGAGGAACAGCTGATGCAGAACGTCTCGATACACTGGTTCAGCGACTGTGGCGTTCGTCCCGTCCATCTTGACTGATAACATGCGCCCCACATGCCGCAGCGGCTCAAACAGGTAAAACATATTTGATCCCTGCTGGTTAAAAAATTCACCAACGAAAGAAGAGCCTGAGCGAGTCGTAGCCAGCAGAAGGACGTGTTTCCGTCCTCCAGATGCAGGCGAGACACTCTGCTGGATGGACCTTGGCAAGTTTACCAGCTTTTCAGACACCCTGAAGAAGACATCAGAAACTGTGAATGGTACGATAGTTGCTATTGGTGCTAAacggtcagttcacccaaatattatcattctgtcatcatttacatttacagcatgactttctttcttttgcaaaacacaaatgagGGTTTTTAGTCTAATAAAATCAATGTGGTTCCCAGCgtccttcaaaatatcttcttttgtgttccacagaagaaagaaagtcaaacaggtttggaagcACATTGCAGCGAGTAAATAATGAGACATGATCATGAAATGATCATTTTTGGGGtaaatatccctttaatatcTTTTAATAATCTTTTCTCAAACAAGCAATTTCTCCAGCAATAGAAATTGAAAAATGAAtgacaacatttgattttaaagtGTTCTCTGACTGTTATTCACATGTACAGAAGAATAAATAGAAGAGGAGAGTGAGAGAAGTACCTACTTTGAAATAATGTTGTTTTCCTTTTCAATGATGACCAGAGCCACAATAAAGATGAAAGAAATGCTATATTTAATGTGCATTCTTTTTCCCCCAAtttgactgtaaaataaaacacaaaacacatgacTTAGGACAAACACAGTAACACCACGCTCACCTTGAGTTATTCCCATGCTGATATGAGTGTTTTTTATAACATGAGCTTAAACATTAATTCATCTAAACCTGGTGAGACACAGTCTTGTTGTAGTTGTGGGCAGTCCATGTCTGGTAGCTTGTGTTTTACTTACACATGTTGTCAGTAGTTACTGTAGgtaattaatttaaaggggacatcaGATGCCAATTTTCCACAAGTTAGTATGATTCTTTAGGGTCTTCATGAAAAGTCTATAACATACTTTGATAAAAATTTCTGAATGGTTGTGTAAAAAACACCCTTTTTACCTTGTCAAAAACAGCTCTGTTCACAGTGAGCCGTTTCGGtgcatgtccctttaaatgataaTGAGCTACTGTTAATCCCACCTCTATCTTCCGTGGGTGGGCTGTAAACATtatttggcaggtattgcaACTCACCATTCTTATTTATGGCATTATAAATGctcaaaaacaattaaaatacatttgaaaattacTTGTTAGTCACTAACTAACACCATTATAAGCCTTATTGTAGTGTTACCATGTTatctttacataaaatgtacacaGTTTGTAATTAATGCATTGTTCATTATAAACGTGCAGTTATGAATTACAGTGAGAATGTTCTAAATAGAAATGACGACATATATGTTTGTTCGACTGTATTATTTTGTTAATGAACAAGCTGtgatgtcacgtttgcagtgctttgttgtgtgtgcatgAGGTGCCGGCGCGATCAAACAGAAGTCTTTGCAAGGAACTTGCCTCATCgccatggcaacggttcgtgtCCAGGTCAGATTACATCAGAGTTTGTTGTCGTTTTTTTGGAAAATCATACCACACTGCTCAGACATTCCCCCAACCCAACAAACGCCGCATAAACATATTCAGTCTGAGTAGCAACTAACGGTTGTTTCCCTGCACAAAAAGGAATGTCACTTGGGTTAGAAAAATCCTTGGACTTACCCAAAAACAATTTCAGCTTCGACTGACCGTACAGATGAGTCTTGAAACAAATTAGATAGATCCACTACATGCTCATATTTCCTTGCCTGTGCTCGAGTAATTACACATGAGGGGCAAGCAAAAGGAAATTTAATTGCCTGACCCTAACTGACTGATCACAGACCTCAGGGTTATTTGACATGACCggtgtagcaaattagctcaaaataaatattaataattaatcataactagttataattaattattaatattttaatcagttaataaaattaacttaatgtaataaaattaatattacaatcaattaacctgttgttcaatgaacacacagtgttaattgtttattaattctaagaaatgttcatttccaggttatgggaaataacaatcttattctactaaaagcctgtagtcaggatcgacatgaatagggactccagtccatgagcgcaaaacacggacaaccttacgtgtgacatgagcaagactttattaactagactaaacacttaaactactctaaagccgagttcagactgcacgattttcaaagtagtcgggtcactgttcttttcacactgcatgactatcttggccagcattcagtcgctgctgtgttcaaactgcttGATGGAttggcgacagaaggtttcacactgcatgattttacaataggaagaatcgccgacaactctgtctggcacgcaaactacgtttcacaaccaaacacacgcgagacgtgacaaggaaacaacgcgatatcatgCGTTCAAGACcagagttctcacgtgagactggtcCTGCgtttcaatcagctccctagctccctaggtcgtgaatgagtatataatgaaagtgaatgcggctgataccctgatcagtgccctgactgctgaactagggagctgattgagacacacggtgggattattattaaaaatagtagtccgcaagaagcttgaaatatgaattgcctgtgcgctgatttgcagcgaaaacaacataaataaaagaagaatatggaggaggatatgattggggagactgtggattgtgtgttctgcaacgagagttggaACTAAATACATAGgctaacttttcaatgtgctgctgttgcggatggtcaagcaaatgtttgtgctttgtttttgttttgtataattgtaatgtttatctgaaacgaagccatgcttgctgatattgtggtctataactccccgctgctctgtatcttgctctctcattggctgtcggtcatcgccgatgtagttttcagtcagaacacttttcacacagcaggattttgaatcgccgacaggtccagatatttagcatgccaaatatctcacgggcgtcggcgactcgtcggcgattctctcagatcgcgtctttgctcattcacactgcgtgattgtcactcgcgtgaacgagcaccgatttgcctgtgatttcgggcatttgtcggcgatttctcaaaacctgtcggcgagccaaaatcggggctaaaatcgtgcagtctgaactcggcttaacattcacacacatacatgcatacagtttaccaagagagagagagaaagcagagtacaggaagcaagTGTCATGATTGATCACAGGAAGCAGATGcaagtaacgccgtttattaAACAACAAGCAGTAACAAAGTCACAGTCAATGAAAATGTGCAGGCTACGGTTGGCGAAGGGACTGAGATGGTCGGCTGGTGACGTGGCGTGGTGACAGAGGAGTGGCGGTGAGATGATTCCAGGGTccagacaatagacgaggcacGAATACAGTAAACCACGGATAGGCGACGAACAACTGGGACTCCGGTCAGGAACAGACGAGACAACCACGAACAGgacaccaaacaacgatctgacaatggAGAGATGAATGAGGTGAGTATTTAAAGGGTGAgggaatgagcagcaggtggggAGAGTGATGAGTGGCAGCTGGGTCCACTGATTATCCACGTGGCCTGGGCACACCCCcaaacacactcgcacacatacacaaacacacccactgCTGTCATAACACAGAGCACGCaacaagaaggaaacaatgcatctgcgaaccgtgacagcaagaagttacag is a genomic window of Megalobrama amblycephala isolate DHTTF-2021 linkage group LG3, ASM1881202v1, whole genome shotgun sequence containing:
- the LOC125265896 gene encoding carbohydrate sulfotransferase 3-like, with product MHIKYSISFIFIVALVIIEKENNIISKVSEKLVNLPRSIQQSVSPASGGRKHVLLLATTRSGSSFVGEFFNQQGSNMFYLFEPLRHVGRMLSVKMDGTNATVAEPVYRDVLHQLFLCDFSLLEIFIKPPPKDHVTAALFRRYSSQSLCEESICSPFDRKVFEKFHCLERRCGPLNLTLASQSCMKKKHHVIKSVRVQQLEMLRSLAEDPRLDMKFIQLVRDPRAVLASRMVAFSSEYKIWKRWAVDKDLPVDEDEVRKLKENCDNIRMSAEIGLEQPPWLRGRYMLVRYEDIARFPMRKAAEMYDFIGIPFTTTVEEWILKNTQASKKVRGVYSTQRNSSEQVEKWRFSIPFKLVQLVQKACGPTMTLFGYKFAENKDMLINKSVSLIEERTFL